A section of the Streptomyces sp. CG1 genome encodes:
- a CDS encoding pectinesterase family protein: MSLQPHRRSRATRRTAVAAGSALVAVGGLACIPLFAQASSTHSARTLTVAADGSAPYRTVQAAIDAASSGDTISVARGVYREVVTVPAAKSGLTLTGATGNPADVVITYDNAAGTKKPGGGRLGTAGSATATFAAKDLTVKNVTIANSFDKAAHPGISGQAVALNAEGDRQVYEHDRFLGHQDTLLAWAPTATTLTRQYFRGDTIAGDTDFLFGNADAVFDHDTLVARDNGAAAGGLNGFLTAANTDSSQKYGFLIANSTVSSTARANTYYLGRPWHPSATSVAQVLFRNTVLPAAIKKATPWTDMSGFSWKSARFASYADTGPGAAANANTPQLTAAQAAGHTVQKYLAGNDGWDPTRGGAGTGASANASASAASANAAAPGLATGDSRHVTEPRLPSTTCKTVSAHLTVSGRTFGAAAEKNPPDTAALQAALDACTRGGSGSVAVELKASGSHSAFLTGPLTVHQGETLVIDSGVTLYGSRNPASYQVKGKPTCGTLSSAEGGCAPLISVSGARAGIEGVRAGSGGQGRIDGRGDQDILGTSTTWWALARQAQTANENQQNPRLITVKNADDFTLYDIDLLNSPNFHVTYQGGTGFTAWGVRIKTPADARNTDGIDPGGATDVTIEDSWIQDGDDGIAIKGGSAVRNVTIAGNHFYGTHGISIGSETAGGVTNVLVENNTVAGTDSSGIVSGSSSGIRIKSSTKSGGEVSGVSYVNTCITGVRYPLVFDTHYANGSGSHIPYFTGITVAGLRAVNSPSNAQSVFNGYSPAYPLGLTLQNVSLGRNTSTGQYARIGVFNSTVTPSGTGVTVTKVQGGGSLPSCAFPAYPAL, encoded by the coding sequence GTGTCCCTTCAGCCCCATCGGCGTTCGCGCGCCACTCGCCGTACGGCGGTGGCGGCCGGCAGCGCCCTGGTCGCAGTCGGTGGCCTTGCCTGCATTCCCCTGTTCGCCCAGGCCAGTTCCACGCACTCCGCCCGCACGCTGACCGTCGCCGCGGACGGCAGCGCCCCCTACCGGACGGTCCAGGCGGCGATCGACGCCGCGTCGTCCGGGGACACGATCTCCGTCGCGAGGGGCGTCTACCGCGAGGTCGTCACCGTGCCCGCCGCCAAGAGCGGGCTGACCCTCACGGGCGCCACCGGCAACCCGGCGGACGTCGTCATCACCTACGACAACGCGGCCGGGACGAAGAAGCCGGGCGGAGGCCGACTGGGCACCGCCGGGAGCGCCACGGCGACCTTCGCCGCCAAGGACCTCACGGTCAAGAACGTGACCATCGCCAACTCCTTCGACAAGGCGGCGCATCCCGGGATCAGCGGCCAGGCCGTCGCCCTGAACGCGGAGGGCGACCGGCAGGTCTACGAGCACGACCGCTTCCTCGGCCACCAGGACACCCTGCTGGCCTGGGCCCCGACCGCCACCACCCTGACCCGGCAGTACTTCCGCGGCGACACGATCGCGGGTGACACCGACTTCCTCTTCGGCAACGCCGACGCTGTCTTCGACCACGACACCCTCGTCGCCCGGGACAACGGAGCCGCCGCAGGGGGCCTGAACGGCTTCCTGACCGCGGCCAACACGGACTCCTCGCAGAAGTACGGTTTCCTCATCGCCAACAGCACGGTGAGCAGTACGGCCAGGGCCAACACCTACTATCTGGGCCGTCCGTGGCACCCCTCGGCCACCTCGGTGGCCCAGGTCCTGTTCCGCAACACCGTGCTGCCCGCCGCGATCAAGAAGGCGACCCCGTGGACGGACATGAGCGGCTTCTCCTGGAAGTCCGCCCGGTTCGCCTCCTACGCCGACACCGGTCCCGGTGCGGCGGCGAACGCCAACACGCCGCAGCTCACCGCCGCGCAGGCCGCCGGCCACACCGTGCAGAAGTACCTCGCAGGCAACGACGGCTGGGACCCGACGCGGGGCGGCGCGGGCACCGGCGCTTCCGCGAACGCCTCGGCCTCGGCGGCCTCGGCGAACGCCGCCGCTCCGGGCCTGGCCACCGGTGACAGCCGCCACGTGACCGAGCCGCGTCTTCCGTCCACCACCTGCAAGACGGTCAGCGCCCACCTCACCGTCTCCGGTCGTACCTTCGGCGCCGCCGCGGAGAAGAACCCGCCGGACACCGCAGCCCTCCAGGCAGCCCTGGACGCCTGCACCCGAGGCGGCTCGGGCTCGGTGGCCGTGGAGCTGAAGGCATCGGGCTCCCACAGCGCCTTCCTCACCGGGCCGTTGACCGTCCACCAGGGCGAGACACTCGTCATCGACAGCGGCGTCACCCTCTACGGCTCCCGCAACCCCGCCTCCTACCAGGTGAAGGGCAAGCCCACCTGCGGCACCCTGTCCTCGGCCGAGGGCGGCTGCGCACCGCTGATCTCCGTCTCCGGTGCCCGTGCGGGGATCGAGGGCGTGCGTGCCGGCAGCGGCGGCCAGGGCCGGATCGACGGCCGCGGCGACCAGGACATCCTGGGCACCTCCACCACCTGGTGGGCGCTGGCCAGGCAGGCCCAGACGGCGAACGAGAACCAGCAGAACCCGCGGCTGATCACCGTCAAGAACGCGGACGACTTCACCCTCTACGACATCGACCTGCTCAACTCGCCCAACTTCCATGTCACTTACCAGGGCGGCACCGGCTTCACCGCCTGGGGCGTGCGGATCAAGACGCCGGCCGACGCGCGCAACACCGACGGCATCGACCCCGGCGGCGCGACCGACGTCACCATCGAGGACTCCTGGATCCAGGACGGCGACGACGGCATCGCCATCAAGGGCGGCAGCGCGGTCCGGAACGTCACCATCGCAGGCAACCACTTCTACGGCACCCACGGCATCTCCATCGGCAGCGAGACCGCCGGCGGGGTGACCAACGTGCTGGTGGAGAACAACACCGTGGCCGGCACCGACAGCTCCGGCATCGTCAGCGGCAGCAGCAGCGGCATCCGCATCAAGAGCTCCACCAAGAGCGGCGGCGAGGTCTCCGGTGTCAGCTACGTCAACACCTGCATCACCGGCGTCCGCTACCCACTGGTCTTCGACACCCACTACGCGAACGGCAGCGGCTCCCACATCCCGTACTTCACCGGCATCACGGTGGCGGGCCTGCGCGCGGTGAACTCGCCCTCCAACGCCCAGTCGGTTTTCAACGGCTACAGCCCCGCCTACCCGCTGGGACTGACCCTGCAGAACGTCAGCCTCGGCCGCAACACCAGCACCGGCCAGTACGCGAGGATAGGCGTGTTCAACAGCACCGTCACCCCGTCCGGGACCGGCGTCACCGTGACCAAGGTCCAGGGCGGCGGCTCGCTCCCGTCCTGCGCCTTCCCGGCCTATCCGGCGCTGTAG
- a CDS encoding SpoIIE family protein phosphatase: MGVRSLAGQVFVLQLVLLILLGVAAVTALVLQAQGASVREARERSLVGAETFANAPGTLAAMKSADPSALLQPRAEAARRKSGVDYIVAFSPAGYRWTHPDPRLIGKHVTGTFDEALAGHPHTSTFGTPVGPAVDSTVPVFDSHGKVVGLVAVGITVRSVHQRVAGQLPLLFGAAGGALLLVAGGSALVSRRLRRQTRGLEPAELRRMYDHHDAVLHAAREGVLIVDEDGLLVLANDESRRLLGLPQGVEGQRVTELGFAPVLVELLLSGRSATDEVHAVGERLLAVNVRPTAPGGGPAGSMVTLRDTTELEAVTGKAAVAEHRLRLLYDAATRVGTALDIVRTAEELTRFAVPRFADYVSVDLVDSILQGGEPEGTIMRRTAVTGIHEDHPLYPVGKLIDFGAETPQAIGFGTGEPVLEADLPALTGWQEEDPVNARRIIAHGIHSMMVIPLRARGILMGVASFWRSERPEPFEEEDVAVAEELVARAALAIDNARRYTREHTTAVTLQRSLLPRGVPEQTALDVAYRYLPAQAGVGGDWFDVIPLPGARVALVVGDVVGHGLHAAATMGRLRTAVDNFSALDLPPDELLVRLDELVSRIDSDEASGETGAGVTGATCLYAVYDPVAGRVAVARAGHPGPAVVLPDGTVSFPDVPVAPPLGLGGSLPVEAAHLVLPEGSRLVLYTDGLVEDRDRDIDTGLEQLRAALTAAGNRTPEETCADVLGALLPERPNDDIALLVARTRLLPSDRVATWEVPSDPAAVAPVRSDCARTLDSWGLQDIGYATELILSELITNALRYGSQPIRVRMLYDRCLICEVSDGSSTSPHMRRAALTDEGGRGLFLVGQFAERWGTRYTARGKVIWSEQALHDGQREPGPEAVEDLLDQWDDSAL; this comes from the coding sequence TTGGGCGTCCGCAGCCTCGCCGGTCAGGTGTTCGTGCTGCAGCTGGTCCTCCTGATCCTGCTCGGCGTGGCGGCGGTGACGGCCTTGGTGCTGCAGGCCCAGGGGGCGAGTGTCCGGGAGGCGCGGGAACGCTCTCTCGTCGGCGCCGAGACCTTCGCGAACGCTCCGGGCACGCTCGCCGCGATGAAGTCCGCCGACCCGAGTGCGCTGCTGCAACCGAGAGCGGAGGCGGCGCGCAGGAAATCGGGGGTCGACTACATCGTCGCGTTCAGCCCGGCCGGGTACCGGTGGACCCATCCCGACCCGCGGTTGATCGGCAAACATGTGACCGGCACCTTCGACGAGGCGCTGGCCGGGCATCCCCACACCTCTACCTTCGGCACACCCGTGGGCCCGGCCGTGGATTCGACCGTTCCCGTCTTCGACAGCCACGGCAAGGTCGTCGGGCTGGTGGCGGTGGGCATCACGGTCAGGAGCGTGCACCAGCGGGTGGCCGGGCAGCTGCCGCTCCTCTTCGGCGCCGCCGGCGGCGCGCTGCTGTTGGTGGCGGGCGGATCGGCGCTGGTGAGCCGGCGGCTGCGACGGCAGACGCGCGGTCTGGAACCGGCTGAGCTCCGGCGGATGTACGACCACCATGACGCGGTGCTGCACGCGGCCCGGGAGGGCGTGCTCATCGTCGACGAGGACGGGCTGCTCGTGCTCGCCAACGACGAGTCGCGTCGGCTGCTGGGCCTGCCCCAGGGCGTGGAGGGGCAACGGGTCACCGAGCTGGGCTTCGCACCGGTACTCGTGGAGCTGCTGCTCTCGGGGCGGTCGGCGACGGATGAGGTGCACGCGGTCGGCGAACGTCTGCTGGCGGTGAACGTGCGGCCGACCGCGCCCGGTGGCGGGCCCGCCGGCAGCATGGTGACGCTGCGCGACACCACGGAGCTGGAGGCCGTCACCGGCAAGGCGGCTGTGGCGGAGCACCGGTTGCGGCTGCTCTACGACGCCGCGACCAGGGTCGGGACCGCACTCGACATCGTCCGCACCGCCGAGGAGCTGACGCGGTTCGCGGTCCCCCGGTTCGCCGACTACGTCAGCGTGGATCTGGTCGACTCGATCCTTCAGGGCGGAGAGCCCGAGGGCACGATCATGCGCCGTACGGCCGTCACCGGTATCCACGAGGACCATCCGCTGTACCCCGTCGGCAAGCTCATCGACTTCGGCGCCGAGACCCCGCAGGCGATCGGGTTCGGCACCGGCGAACCGGTGCTCGAAGCGGACCTCCCCGCGCTGACCGGATGGCAGGAGGAGGATCCCGTCAACGCGCGCCGGATCATCGCCCACGGCATCCACTCGATGATGGTGATCCCGCTGCGCGCCCGCGGCATCCTCATGGGCGTGGCCAGCTTCTGGCGCTCCGAGCGGCCCGAGCCCTTCGAGGAGGAGGACGTGGCGGTCGCCGAGGAGCTGGTGGCCCGGGCCGCGCTCGCCATCGACAACGCCCGTCGCTACACGCGTGAGCACACCACGGCCGTCACCCTGCAGCGCAGCCTGCTGCCGCGAGGCGTCCCCGAGCAGACCGCGCTCGACGTGGCGTATCGCTATCTGCCCGCGCAGGCCGGGGTGGGCGGGGACTGGTTCGACGTCATCCCGCTGCCGGGCGCCCGGGTGGCGCTGGTCGTCGGTGACGTAGTCGGACACGGGCTGCACGCGGCGGCCACCATGGGCCGGCTGCGCACCGCCGTGGACAACTTCTCCGCTCTCGACCTGCCCCCGGACGAGCTGCTGGTCCGCCTGGACGAGCTGGTGAGCCGTATCGACAGCGACGAGGCGAGCGGGGAGACAGGCGCGGGCGTCACCGGAGCGACCTGCCTGTACGCCGTCTACGACCCGGTCGCCGGACGGGTCGCCGTGGCCCGGGCCGGTCATCCCGGGCCTGCCGTCGTGCTGCCCGACGGCACTGTCTCGTTCCCCGACGTGCCGGTCGCCCCGCCCCTGGGCCTGGGCGGCAGCCTGCCGGTCGAGGCCGCACACCTGGTGCTGCCCGAGGGATCGCGGCTGGTGCTGTACACCGACGGGCTGGTGGAGGACCGTGACCGGGACATCGACACGGGCCTTGAGCAGCTTCGCGCCGCGCTCACCGCCGCTGGGAACCGTACGCCGGAGGAGACCTGCGCGGACGTCCTCGGCGCGCTGCTGCCCGAACGGCCGAACGACGACATCGCGCTGCTCGTGGCGAGAACCCGCCTGCTGCCCTCCGACCGGGTCGCCACATGGGAGGTGCCGTCCGATCCCGCGGCCGTGGCCCCGGTCCGCTCCGACTGCGCACGGACCCTGGACTCCTGGGGCCTGCAGGACATCGGTTACGCCACCGAGTTGATCCTCAGCGAGCTGATCACCAATGCCCTCCGCTACGGCTCCCAGCCCATCCGGGTCCGCATGCTGTACGACCGCTGCCTGATCTGCGAGGTCTCCGACGGCAGCAGCACCTCCCCCCACATGCGGCGGGCGGCCCTCACCGACGAGGGCGGGCGCGGCCTGTTCCTGGTGGGCCAGTTCGCCGAGCGCTGGGGCACCCGCTACACGGCACGCGGCAAGGTGATCTGGAGCGAACAGGCACTCCACGACGGACAGCGGGAACCGGGTCCCGAGGCGGTCGAAGACCTCCTCGACCAGTGGGACGACTCTGCTCTGTGA
- a CDS encoding ZIP family metal transporter → MSSGNIVLLGAIAGFTIYLGLPLGRLRSPTPRLRAGLNAVAIGILIFLVWDVLTHAWEPVDEALGKHAWGTVASGGATLAAGLAIGLAGLVHYDAWIARRRVAAAHPAGPGAAASAELAPKTRSQAASLALMIATGIGLHNFAEGLAIGNSAAQGELSLAVLLIIGFGLHNATEGFGIVAPLAAAGERPSWLSLLWLGLIGGGPTFLGTLVGQHLVNDTLSIAFLGLAAGSILYVVIELLAVARKTGLKTLTTWCILLGLLLGFATDAVVTAAGA, encoded by the coding sequence ATGTCCAGCGGCAACATCGTCCTGCTCGGCGCCATCGCAGGCTTCACCATCTACCTCGGCCTCCCCCTAGGCCGCCTCCGCAGCCCCACCCCCCGTCTCAGGGCCGGCCTGAACGCCGTGGCCATCGGCATCCTGATCTTCCTCGTCTGGGACGTACTGACCCACGCCTGGGAGCCCGTCGACGAGGCGCTGGGCAAACACGCGTGGGGAACGGTCGCCTCCGGAGGTGCCACCCTGGCCGCCGGCCTGGCCATCGGGCTGGCCGGACTCGTGCACTACGACGCCTGGATCGCCCGCCGCCGAGTCGCCGCCGCACACCCCGCTGGACCCGGTGCCGCTGCCTCGGCCGAGTTGGCGCCGAAGACCCGCAGCCAGGCCGCGTCACTCGCCCTGATGATCGCCACCGGCATCGGCCTGCACAACTTCGCCGAGGGCCTGGCCATCGGCAACTCCGCCGCCCAGGGCGAACTCTCCCTCGCCGTCCTGCTCATCATCGGCTTCGGCCTGCACAACGCCACCGAGGGCTTCGGCATCGTCGCCCCGCTGGCCGCTGCGGGCGAACGCCCCTCCTGGCTCAGCCTGTTGTGGCTCGGCCTGATCGGCGGCGGCCCCACCTTCCTCGGCACGCTCGTCGGCCAGCACCTCGTCAACGACACCCTGTCGATCGCCTTCCTCGGCCTCGCAGCAGGCTCGATCCTCTACGTCGTCATCGAACTCCTCGCGGTCGCCCGCAAGACCGGTCTCAAGACCCTCACCACCTGGTGCATCCTCCTCGGCCTCCTCCTCGGCTTCGCCACCGACGCCGTCGTCACGGCTGCGGGCGCCTGA
- a CDS encoding LAETG motif-containing sortase-dependent surface protein — MKLRRALVAVATTAAVAPAALTMATVAYADDGSASATPTASAGVSASAAPADTSSSGATATATANATGSAAPSAPTDGAPVASASAVPTGTPTAEPTDLGFCEDQNPHYKATLRMTLSGLPGKVVKGSGWHPFKMTVSNPSKDAIKDITLAAGVGPLNGDNPFTLKQVVLQAYDPDAKQWFDVTDDGTYSFGSLGPGDLPGNSAVDLGFRLNVTAKAPVGKALTIGLGVYPDTKNNCEATGFAAYKIDIVKPGTRTTGSSPVPQTGGEAPLPSKAPAKNGTSHVVPVSDTTAASKGSLAHTGTSSALPLIAGIGGAAVVVGAGAVFVVRRRKSGGAAA; from the coding sequence ATGAAGCTTCGCCGTGCCCTTGTGGCGGTCGCGACGACCGCCGCTGTCGCCCCTGCCGCGCTGACGATGGCAACCGTGGCCTACGCCGATGACGGCTCGGCCTCGGCCACCCCCACCGCGAGCGCCGGCGTCTCCGCCTCCGCCGCGCCCGCGGACACCTCCTCCTCCGGCGCCACGGCCACCGCGACCGCGAACGCCACGGGCTCCGCCGCCCCGAGCGCGCCCACCGACGGGGCCCCGGTCGCCTCCGCCTCCGCCGTACCGACCGGCACGCCCACCGCAGAACCCACCGACCTCGGCTTCTGCGAGGACCAGAACCCGCACTACAAGGCCACTCTCCGGATGACGCTGAGCGGCCTGCCCGGCAAGGTCGTGAAGGGCAGCGGCTGGCACCCGTTCAAGATGACGGTGTCCAACCCGTCGAAGGACGCCATCAAGGACATCACGCTCGCCGCGGGCGTCGGCCCGTTGAACGGCGACAACCCGTTCACGCTCAAGCAGGTCGTGCTCCAGGCGTACGACCCGGACGCGAAGCAGTGGTTCGACGTCACGGACGACGGCACGTACTCCTTCGGCTCCCTGGGCCCGGGTGACCTGCCCGGCAACTCCGCGGTCGACCTCGGCTTCCGGCTGAACGTCACCGCCAAGGCTCCGGTCGGCAAGGCCCTCACCATCGGCCTGGGCGTCTACCCGGACACGAAGAACAACTGCGAGGCGACGGGCTTCGCCGCCTACAAGATCGACATCGTCAAGCCGGGCACCAGGACCACCGGCTCCAGCCCGGTCCCGCAGACCGGCGGCGAGGCCCCGCTGCCGTCCAAGGCCCCGGCCAAGAACGGCACCTCCCACGTCGTCCCGGTCTCGGACACGACCGCGGCGAGCAAGGGCTCGCTGGCCCACACGGGTACCTCCTCCGCGCTCCCGCTGATCGCCGGTATCGGTGGTGCGGCCGTGGTGGTCGGCGCCGGCGCGGTGTTCGTCGTGCGGCGCCGCAAGTCGGGCGGCGCCGCGGCCTGA
- a CDS encoding peptidase S8, with protein sequence MRRTVSLTAVATLATAALALAAPVGQAAQATAAHGVTVARACAAPAKKNVMACNALQVTGGTPASAHAESALTAAAAPSGYGPASLQSAYNLPSASGGSGQTVAIVDAYDDPNAESDLAVYRAQYGLPACTTAGGCFKKTDQSGGTKYPRGNSGWAEEISLDLDMVSAACPNCKILLVEASSASMTNLGTAVNTAVRLGARFVSNSYGGSESSSDATYDSSYFNHPGVAITVSSGDGGYGVQYPAASKYVTAVGGTSLKTASTTRGWTDTVWSGAGSGCSAYDAKPSWQQDSGCANRTVADVSAVADPNTGVAVYDTYGQGTGWMVFGGTSASSPLIAAVYALAGAPSSGSYPASFPYAHTSALNDVTSGSNGSCGGSYLCTGTTGYDGPSGLGTPNGTAAFTG encoded by the coding sequence TTGCGCAGAACCGTTTCCCTCACCGCCGTGGCCACGCTCGCCACGGCTGCCCTCGCCCTGGCCGCCCCCGTCGGCCAGGCGGCCCAGGCCACCGCCGCCCACGGCGTCACCGTCGCCCGCGCCTGCGCGGCTCCGGCCAAGAAGAACGTGATGGCCTGCAACGCCCTTCAGGTCACCGGGGGCACCCCCGCCTCGGCGCACGCCGAGAGCGCCCTGACGGCCGCCGCCGCTCCCTCCGGCTACGGTCCGGCCTCGCTCCAGTCGGCGTACAACCTGCCGTCCGCGAGCGGCGGTTCGGGCCAGACCGTGGCGATCGTCGACGCCTACGACGACCCGAACGCCGAGTCCGACCTCGCCGTCTACCGCGCCCAGTACGGCCTGCCCGCCTGCACCACGGCGGGCGGCTGCTTCAAGAAGACCGACCAGAGCGGGGGCACCAAGTACCCGCGCGGCAACTCCGGCTGGGCCGAGGAGATCTCGCTCGACCTCGACATGGTCAGCGCGGCCTGCCCGAACTGCAAGATCCTGCTGGTGGAGGCCAGTTCGGCCAGCATGACCAACCTGGGCACGGCCGTGAACACCGCTGTCAGGCTGGGCGCCAGGTTCGTCTCCAACAGCTACGGCGGCTCCGAGTCCTCCAGCGACGCGACGTACGACTCCAGCTACTTCAACCACCCCGGCGTCGCGATCACCGTCTCCTCGGGTGACGGCGGCTACGGCGTGCAGTACCCAGCCGCGTCGAAGTACGTGACAGCGGTGGGCGGCACGTCCTTGAAGACGGCCTCCACCACGCGCGGCTGGACCGACACGGTGTGGAGCGGAGCCGGCTCCGGCTGCTCCGCGTACGACGCCAAGCCCAGCTGGCAGCAGGACTCCGGCTGCGCGAACCGCACGGTCGCCGACGTCTCGGCGGTCGCCGACCCGAACACCGGCGTCGCGGTGTACGACACCTACGGCCAGGGCACCGGCTGGATGGTCTTCGGCGGCACCAGCGCCTCCTCCCCGCTGATCGCGGCGGTCTACGCGCTGGCCGGCGCCCCGTCCTCCGGCTCCTACCCGGCGTCCTTCCCGTACGCCCACACCTCGGCGCTGAACGACGTCACCAGCGGCTCCAACGGCAGCTGCGGCGGCTCCTACCTCTGCACCGGCACCACCGGGTACGACGGCCCGTCCGGGCTCGGCACACCGAACGGCACGGCCGCGTTCACCGGCTGA
- a CDS encoding tetratricopeptide repeat protein, with product MGTGTGRGPDGIGSGEEGTGITVGADLLDFRSGQFHGDVVAKKVEHHYHHVQGALALRSLPCPVRSFVGRDRELRTLLNALDPAEPARGAVLVSSVTGLGGVGKTALALQAAHAAQRRGFFPAGVVFLDLHGYDDVPVAPEQALEQLLLALGVSRDHIPPSADARAGLYRSVLAEVAEKQGALLVVVDNASHSSQVRPLLPGHPCHRVLVTSRDVLAQLGAQLLHLGVLSPEHSVEALRTALGSADPTDVRIAQDPYQARRLSGLCGHLPLALHIAAALLVNDPGKPVEELADELADTATRIDYLDDGERAMRAAFDMSYRRLRDGPARLFRLIALAPGPEAGLEALAALGGSPPAPRSLDVLVRAHLIETGSSRGRWRMHDLVRAYGVFRTREDAAHAADGRAARARLLSHYQRRVTDSRPYLRTFAEQSRSGGFTDRDEALRWLDTEREALVAASQWAVDPEHAETGVRFALGLSHYLAWRRHFDDAAEVYQQAVKGSRLLGDRRLEGMAHDNLGMALRHLRRGDEAIAAHRRALDLFRAIGAVREEGTARYNLGNALLEGRHFDQALDAFQEADTLLRASGAVRIAAMTQNGLGVLRFRTGHFDQALTHLNAARDAYRSLGDTFMEAISTNNRGRALRSLGQLDASLDDHTRSMTFFEGLGHAERVANARNDLALTLQAMGRFPEAIEQHTEALDALRALREQYREAMVLNDLGNTLRSAGRPRDALDCHERALTLLRDVFFDAYGQARTLDLHAAAVLAVGDVEKAVRAWWDAVPLYRRVGSEDAAQAATRRITAALGRRKGAIGAEEGDD from the coding sequence ATGGGAACGGGGACCGGCCGCGGTCCGGACGGCATCGGGAGCGGCGAAGAGGGCACCGGCATCACCGTTGGAGCGGACCTGCTCGACTTCCGCTCCGGGCAGTTCCACGGCGATGTCGTGGCCAAGAAGGTGGAACACCACTACCACCACGTCCAGGGCGCCTTGGCGTTGCGTTCGCTCCCCTGCCCTGTACGGAGTTTCGTCGGACGTGACCGTGAGTTGCGGACACTGCTGAACGCCCTGGACCCCGCCGAACCGGCCCGCGGTGCTGTCCTCGTGTCCTCGGTCACCGGGCTCGGCGGCGTCGGCAAGACCGCGCTGGCCCTGCAAGCCGCGCATGCCGCGCAGCGCCGCGGATTCTTCCCTGCTGGAGTGGTCTTCCTCGACCTGCACGGCTATGACGACGTCCCTGTGGCCCCGGAGCAAGCGCTGGAACAGCTTCTGCTGGCACTCGGTGTCTCTCGGGACCACATACCACCGAGCGCCGACGCGCGCGCCGGACTGTATCGCTCTGTGCTGGCCGAGGTTGCCGAGAAACAAGGTGCGCTCCTGGTGGTCGTGGACAACGCCTCCCATTCCTCCCAGGTGCGACCGCTTCTGCCGGGCCACCCATGTCACCGTGTCCTGGTCACCTCCCGTGACGTCCTTGCCCAACTGGGCGCACAATTGCTGCACTTGGGGGTACTTTCCCCGGAGCATTCCGTGGAGGCGCTGAGGACGGCACTCGGGTCGGCGGACCCGACCGACGTGCGCATCGCACAGGATCCCTACCAGGCGCGCCGGCTGAGCGGCCTGTGCGGACACCTTCCGCTTGCTCTTCACATCGCCGCCGCGCTCCTCGTCAACGACCCCGGCAAGCCGGTCGAGGAACTCGCCGACGAACTCGCCGACACGGCAACCCGCATCGACTACCTGGACGACGGTGAGCGAGCAATGAGAGCGGCCTTCGACATGTCGTACCGACGGCTGAGAGACGGTCCGGCACGGCTGTTCCGCCTGATCGCCCTCGCGCCTGGGCCCGAGGCCGGGCTGGAAGCACTCGCCGCACTCGGTGGATCGCCGCCCGCTCCGCGGTCGCTCGATGTCCTCGTCCGCGCCCACCTGATCGAGACCGGCAGCAGCCGCGGCCGCTGGCGCATGCATGACCTGGTTCGTGCGTACGGCGTCTTCAGGACTCGGGAGGACGCCGCCCATGCCGCGGACGGCCGTGCGGCGCGGGCCCGGTTGCTCAGTCACTATCAACGACGCGTCACCGACAGCCGTCCGTACCTCCGGACGTTTGCCGAGCAGTCCCGAAGCGGTGGATTCACCGACAGGGACGAGGCCCTGCGGTGGCTCGACACGGAACGCGAGGCGCTGGTCGCGGCCTCCCAGTGGGCCGTCGATCCGGAGCACGCCGAGACGGGAGTGCGCTTCGCGCTCGGCCTGAGCCACTACCTGGCCTGGAGGCGCCACTTCGACGACGCCGCCGAGGTGTACCAGCAGGCGGTCAAAGGCTCCCGCCTGCTTGGCGACCGGCGCTTGGAGGGAATGGCGCACGACAATCTCGGCATGGCCCTTCGCCACCTGAGGAGGGGAGACGAGGCGATCGCCGCGCACCGTCGTGCCCTCGACCTCTTCCGTGCGATCGGTGCGGTACGGGAAGAGGGCACCGCTCGCTACAACTTGGGGAATGCGCTGCTGGAGGGCCGCCACTTCGACCAGGCCCTGGACGCGTTCCAGGAAGCGGACACACTGCTGCGCGCATCGGGCGCTGTTCGCATCGCGGCCATGACCCAGAACGGGCTGGGCGTTCTGCGGTTCAGGACCGGGCACTTCGACCAGGCGCTGACGCATCTCAACGCGGCCCGGGACGCGTACCGCTCGCTCGGGGACACGTTCATGGAGGCCATCTCCACGAACAACCGGGGACGCGCCCTACGGAGTCTGGGGCAGCTCGACGCCTCACTCGACGACCACACGCGGAGCATGACCTTCTTCGAGGGGCTGGGCCACGCGGAGCGTGTGGCGAACGCACGCAATGATCTCGCCCTCACTCTCCAGGCGATGGGCAGGTTCCCGGAAGCGATCGAGCAGCACACCGAGGCTCTCGACGCCCTCAGGGCACTGCGGGAGCAGTACCGCGAGGCCATGGTCCTCAACGATCTGGGGAACACTCTTCGGTCGGCGGGGCGTCCCCGGGACGCCCTCGACTGCCACGAACGGGCCCTGACGCTGTTGCGTGACGTCTTCTTCGACGCCTACGGACAAGCCCGCACGCTCGATCTCCATGCCGCCGCGGTACTCGCCGTGGGCGACGTCGAGAAGGCGGTGCGGGCCTGGTGGGACGCGGTTCCGCTGTACCGGCGGGTCGGCTCCGAGGACGCCGCCCAGGCGGCGACACGACGGATCACGGCGGCCCTGGGCAGGCGGAAAGGAGCCATCGGGGCGGAGGAAGGCGATGACTGA